In the Bacillus sp. FJAT-42376 genome, TTCAACCCGGCCGGTATACATTCCGTATTTTCCCGCTCCGCACAGCAGTGTATCATTGATCCATTTCCCATGCTCCAGCAAATGATGGGTATGCGCTCCTAAAATCAGGTGTAATTCCGGAAATTCCTCTGCAAGCCTTTCATCATCATACAGCCCCAAGTGAGAAAGAACGACAAGAAAATCGGCTTCCCCCGCCGCTTTTGGAAGCACCTCTCTCAGGCTTTCAAACGGATCCTGAATCAGCCAGTCCAATTTTTCGTAAAATGGTTTGTAGCTTACCGTTACACCGAGAATCCCTATTTTAAAGCCATCCGGTAAGGTAAGGATTTTATATGGCTCGGCCCAGTCCGGCCGCTCCCCGTTTTTCCTGTAAAGATTCGAGAGGATGACAGGAAAGGCTGCATTCTTGTAAAGCGTGTTCAGTTTATCATGTGGAAGCGTGATGCCTTCATTGTTTCCGATGGTTGCCGCATCATAATGCAGCTCATTCATCATTTCCACGTTTTTTTCCCCATAGGATGCTTCACTAATCGGATGAAACCTGTCTACATGGTCACCGATATCAAATAAAAAGCTCTGTTCCTGTTCTTTTTCATTCAGCTGCCTGCTGCGTTTCACATAGTGCGCGATTTTTGGCCAGTTTTCAAAATGGCTGTGAAGATCATTTGTATGGTAGATGTGCAGCTTCCTCATTGACGTTCCACTCCTTCAGCAGCCTTAGCTGATTCCTTGATAGATTAAGCGGATTCCCACTAGAACGAGAACCAGCCTAAGCAAAATCATAATGGTTTTGCTCTCCAGTTTATTGTTAATGTAGGCTCCAAGCTTTCCTCCTGCATAAGCGCCGGGAATAAGGGCTATGGCATAAAGCCAGTTTACGTTTCCCATAGCCGCATGAATGCCGGAGCTTGTGATGGATGACAGAAAAATAATAAACATTGAGGTTCCAATCGCTACATGCGGCGGGAACATGAACAGCATGACCATCACAGGAACCATAAGAGAGCCCCCGCCAATTCCGAACAGCCCCCCTAAAAATCCTACTGCAAAGGCAATAAGAATTCCCGCAAGAGGCTGATACGAATAAGTTATGACTGAGCCATCCGGCTGAGTATAAGTCCGCTGAATTCCTTTCGCAGCTTTCATTCCCGGCAGAGGAGCAGCACGTTCTTTAAACATAAGCACAATGGCCATGGCAATCATAAAAAGACCGAACCAGACGGAAAAAGAATCATCCGTAAACATCCTGTTTACCCAGGAGCCAGCGAGACTCCCGGGGCCGCTTCCAATAAAGAAAATCCAGCCGCTTTTGTAATCGACTCTTTTATATTTCATATAAGCAAGGGTGGAGGACAGGCCCGTAAAAATCAAAACAAATAACGATGTACCTACCGCTTCCTGGGGAGTGATTTCCGCCGGCAAAATACCTGACAGAAAAAGAAGAGCCGGCACGATGATAATGCCGCCGCCAAGCCCTACTATACTTCCAAGCGTTCCCGCGAATAAACCCAGTAAGATTAAAATGAACCATTCCATCAAAAATTCCTTCTCTCTTCCTTATTCAAAATCAAGCAGGCTCATCTGCCTTGGTGCAAGATTCTTGTATGTAACACCTAAAAGCTCAATCAGTTCCAAAGCATTTCCGGCCGCATCTCCTCCGGAATTATTATTAAACACCACAAAAAGCTCCTTCGTTTTGCTGCTCAGGTCTTTCAGCGCCTTCCCCCATTCTTCAAGTTCCGCCGTACTGTATTTATATAAGTATCGGACCTCTCTCCATTCCTGATCGCTGCCCGTTTTATTCCAGCCATGAACATTCCTGCCGTGAAAGCGGACGAGCGTTTTTTGCGGATTGGCTATTTCAAGTACAGCGGGAATGGAACTCATTCCTGCCTGAGGTTCGTCACATACACTGTGAATCCAATTCTCTTCCCTCATAAACAGCAAGGTCTTGTCCCTGACTGCCGGCTCGAACCACGTTTGATTCCTGAATTCAAGGGCACATGGGATTTCTTCCATCTGCTGCCTGCACCAGCGCAGGTAGTCGACATTTTCCTTTTTACAGTCGAACCATGGGGGGAATTGAAAGAGAACCATCGCCATCTTCCCCTCCTCGATCAAGGGAGACAAAGAAAGCTTAAACGCTTCAAACATCTCGGATTTTGTTTCAAAAGGAATCTCTCCCCGTTCATGGCCCGTCATTCCCTGATAGGCTTTAACGATGAACTGAAAATTCCCGGGCGTTTCATCAGCCCACTTCTTCATATTCCGTTCAGGCTGAACCGCATAAAAGCTCGCATCCAATTCAACTACCGGAAAATAGGCACTGTATTCTTTTAACTTGTCACCTGTCCGAACGGAGTCCGGATATAGGGAGTCATGATCTCCCCAGCCTGTCAGCCCGATCTGAATCAAATGCGATCTCTCCTCCCCAGCCATTCTTATAATTCCTTATTATATCAAATGATGGCTTCATCAAAAAATTTGAGAATTCATGGAGTAAGAACATGTTATACTAGGGGAAATAGGAGGATGAAAATGAAAAAACACCTGATTATATCAGATATTCTCTTTTATTTAGTATTGCCGTATGTCATCTGGGAATATGGGAAAGCTCCGCTTGGTGATTACTGGGCCATGCTGCTGTCTACTGTCCCCGGAATTATTTATACCGTCTATCGATTTTTTGCAGAAAAGCAATTCAATGTGACTGGCCTTTTTATCATGGCTTCACTCAGCATTAACACAATCATCGACCTGCTCTCCCAGAACGCTGAACGCATGCAGCAAAATAACGTCTGGGTATCTGTCGGATTCGGGCTCTTCTGGATCGCCACCATTCTTATAAAAAAGCCGTTTGGCCTTTATTTAATGGCGGATATCGCTTATTTGCAGGGACAAAAACGGGAAGACAGCCTGAAGCTGTACAAGCAGCCTAAATTGCTGCCGCTCTTTTACCTGGTCAGCTTCGTGTTCGCTATGCAAAATCTGCTGAATGCTGCTTTAAGAGCGTTTCTGCTCAACCAGTATGGGATTGCCCAGTATGATAAGATTCTATTTTATATGAAAATATACGGCTGGGTATTTACGGTGATTCTTATGATCACATTTGTATTTGTGGGAATGAAGATTAATGAGGCTTCTCCGGATGATTCGGATGACAGGAATCAATCGATTGTATAAGCAAAGCTTACTTTTCCGGTAGCATGTTATTGATTTTTTAATCCCTGTTGATTGAACCGGAAGGTGTAAGACTCCCTCTTAAAGCAGCGGGACAGGTTAGACCCCGCAGTCGCGAGGAGGCGCACCGCCCGCCCAAGGATAAGCGAACGACTGCAGCGGAAATCAACAACTAAGTTTAACAGAGATTAAAATTAAAAAAGCACCCCGGGATCACTCATTCAGTGTTCACGGGGTGCTTTTTTGCCTCATGTTTATTTAAAGACCGGGTCTGTTTTTCACTCCCCACTCACACAGTTCTTCTAATACTGGCAGCAGCGTCTCCGCTTTTTTGGAAAGACTGTATTCTACTTTAGGAGGGATTTGAGGATATTCTTTGCGGTGGATGAGACCATCTGCCTCCAGCTCCTTAAGATGTGAGCTTAACGTTTTGTAAGTAATCGTCCCGATTTGATTTTTTAATTCATTAAACCGAACAACCCCGTTTTCAGCAAGGAGATAAAGGATAACCATTTTCCACTTTCCGCCGATCACAGATATTGTATAGCCAAAAGGCGTATCCTGAATATGCTTTACTTTCCCCCTATACTCAGTCATCCCCATCCTAATCACTATCCTTTCTGATAGTATCTATCCATTAAGTGCGTACTTTTCTTTATTTTCGTACAGTGTAATCTAGACTTAATCGAAAGTAAAGGAGAGAGGAAAATGGACAAAAAAACAATTCGGCTTCTTATGCCGCAGTGGCAGGGCGGGAACAATCCTAATTATTCTTTTGGAGCAGAGCTGCTGGCATGGCTTGCCCCTGATCATGGCCAGCCCCTTATAGAGGTACCGGTTCAAGCCTATGGAGGCATCCCTCTGGAAAATGAAAACGGTGTCTATGGGAGAACTCAGCTGCTGGAACAATTAAAGGCTGCCCGCCATCTTATCAGTGCCCATCAGCCGGACCGCATTGTCATGTTTGGAGGAGATTGTTTAGTGGAGCAAGCTCCGTTTGCCTACCTGAA is a window encoding:
- a CDS encoding sulfite exporter TauE/SafE family protein → MEWFILILLGLFAGTLGSIVGLGGGIIIVPALLFLSGILPAEITPQEAVGTSLFVLIFTGLSSTLAYMKYKRVDYKSGWIFFIGSGPGSLAGSWVNRMFTDDSFSVWFGLFMIAMAIVLMFKERAAPLPGMKAAKGIQRTYTQPDGSVITYSYQPLAGILIAFAVGFLGGLFGIGGGSLMVPVMVMLFMFPPHVAIGTSMFIIFLSSITSSGIHAAMGNVNWLYAIALIPGAYAGGKLGAYINNKLESKTIMILLRLVLVLVGIRLIYQGIS
- a CDS encoding DUF72 domain-containing protein, giving the protein MIQIGLTGWGDHDSLYPDSVRTGDKLKEYSAYFPVVELDASFYAVQPERNMKKWADETPGNFQFIVKAYQGMTGHERGEIPFETKSEMFEAFKLSLSPLIEEGKMAMVLFQFPPWFDCKKENVDYLRWCRQQMEEIPCALEFRNQTWFEPAVRDKTLLFMREENWIHSVCDEPQAGMSSIPAVLEIANPQKTLVRFHGRNVHGWNKTGSDQEWREVRYLYKYSTAELEEWGKALKDLSSKTKELFVVFNNNSGGDAAGNALELIELLGVTYKNLAPRQMSLLDFE
- a CDS encoding VC0807 family protein is translated as MKKHLIISDILFYLVLPYVIWEYGKAPLGDYWAMLLSTVPGIIYTVYRFFAEKQFNVTGLFIMASLSINTIIDLLSQNAERMQQNNVWVSVGFGLFWIATILIKKPFGLYLMADIAYLQGQKREDSLKLYKQPKLLPLFYLVSFVFAMQNLLNAALRAFLLNQYGIAQYDKILFYMKIYGWVFTVILMITFVFVGMKINEASPDDSDDRNQSIV
- a CDS encoding helix-turn-helix domain-containing protein translates to MGMTEYRGKVKHIQDTPFGYTISVIGGKWKMVILYLLAENGVVRFNELKNQIGTITYKTLSSHLKELEADGLIHRKEYPQIPPKVEYSLSKKAETLLPVLEELCEWGVKNRPGL